One genomic region from Amaranthus tricolor cultivar Red isolate AtriRed21 chromosome 12, ASM2621246v1, whole genome shotgun sequence encodes:
- the LOC130797129 gene encoding uncharacterized protein LOC130797129, with amino-acid sequence MKDHRGKLLRSENNYIDNGENYFGDNYFPEFPCRKHPASSSSSSTGGICAYCLNDKLSQLVCPDCGEQRISSYGSCSCSRNFTDNNNNNTDDVSGRISVLLENDHHQKGSDQIYNSRSRMGPRSSNFDEFDNTHFQRSYSVAHTAPSRPSESSSSSSGNKFWKIGKLFRKKKDHNKHNQNQINEENNSGFDHNHNNNSRTSFRGFYDSNEDQNYGMMNNFPVSSSAARASSVSTGNFVLDSAKISCFSESEARFSNFEYCSDTSNFIHPNKINNNIFSSRETEFVHSDDQAYIDLKLPDMSSSSSSIPDFNTNPPNLAAMKRNRFGLSTREFGYRGDNGFEHQMYNDGGGRSCRISSVGDRDLRKCRKSYKVWKWFSKHQNNQTDSDKFDDHRDFNL; translated from the coding sequence atgaAAGATCATAGAGGAAAACTACTAAGATCAGAGAATAATTATATTGACAATGGTGAAAATTACTTTGGTGATAATTATTTTCCAGAATTTCCATGCAGGAAACACCcagcttcatcttcatcttcttctactGGTGGGATTTGTGCTTATTGTTTGAATGATAAATTATCTCAATTAGTTTGCCCAGATTGTGGTGAACAGAGGATTTCTTCTTATGGGTCTTGTTCTTGTTCTAGAAACTTCactgataataataataataatactgaTGATGTTTCTGGAAGAATCTCTGTTTTGCTTGAAAATGATCATCATCAAAAGGGTTCTGATCAGATCTATAATTCTAGATCAAGAATGGGACCTAGATCAtctaattttgatgaatttgataATACCCATTTTCAAAGAAGCTATAGTGTTGCTCATACTGCACCATCCAGACCTtcagaatcatcatcatcatcttctggGAATAAGTTTTGGAAGATTGGTAAGTTATTTAGAAAGAAAAAAGATCATAACAAacacaatcaaaatcaaatcaatgaagaaaataatTCTGGGTTTgatcataatcataacaataattcAAGAACAAGTTTCAGAGGATTTTATGATAGTAATGAAGATCAAAATTATGGAATGATGAACAATTTTCCAGTTTCTTCATCAGCAGCAAGAGCATCAAGTGTAAGTACTGGAAATTTTGTTTTAGATTCAGCAAAAATCAGTTGTTTTAGTGAATCTGAAGCAAGATTTAGTAATTTTGAATATTGTTCTGATACATCAAATTTCATCCacccaaacaaaatcaacaacaatATTTTCTCATCAAGGGAAACAGAATTTGTTCATAGTGATGATCAAGCTTATATAGATTTGAAATTACCTGAtatgtcatcatcatcatcatcaataccAGATTTTAATACAAACCCACCAAATCTGGCGGCCATGAAAAGAAATCGATTCGGGTTATCGACAAGAGAATTTGGGTATAGAGGAGATAATGGGTTTGAGCATCAAATGTATAACGATGGCGGCGGAAGATCTTGTAGAATAAGTAGTGTTGGGGATAGAGATTTGAGGAAATGCAGAAAGAGTTATAAGGTTTGGAAATGGTTTTCTAAGCATCAAAATAATCAGACTGATTCTGATAAATTTGATGATCATCgtgatttcaatttataa
- the LOC130797130 gene encoding zinc finger protein ZAT4-like: MEDPKTDQKLKIRLKYTKPETKRILNFLQPSSANFNQEQELIIDSDLEEGEIRETQESKLEDPTINQQKDHQIEDKRRICGFCNKVFANGKALGGHLRIHKKKEKDGAGDFSPKPGPEKEVRCEYCHKKFHTEKALYGHMRSHPERPHRGMGPPPPLKWKGKGKRSRPIGERVSTSSSPSSSSLSSGLCRAESVADCLMKMSSNDEYGEDSNHDYDYDYDYDYDYYDELMKKIRVSKKGLEKVDDDGLYYLQEELGIKIPYKSCILKTSMNFDDFPKIGKENKKRKLGKEIMGIRRSNHNDDHWDDDHDEDDDDEKKGKWVCTTCNKSFTTHQALGGHRSSHNKEKNSIHVKIPNSNSIQTLNLTRIVENGYGSNLTHDKEVEEVVFHKCKICDQNFPSGQALGGHMRLHYVVPCSGSGSGSGLGQSSSQTGQGVRGTILDFDLNVAAVSEDVDVAVDSSCL; encoded by the coding sequence ATGGAAGATCCAAAAACAGATCAAAAGCTCAAAATCAGACTTAAATACACTAAACCCGAAACTAAACGAATTCTTAATTTTCTTCAACCTTCATCAGCTAATTTTAATCAAGAACAAGAACTCATCATCGACAGTGATTTAGAAGAAGGCGAAATTCGAGAAACCCAGGAATCAAAACTTGAAGATCCaacaattaatcaacaaaaagaTCATCAAATTGAAGATAAAAGAAGaatttgtgggttttgtaataaaGTTTTTGCTAATGGAAAAGCTTTGGGAGGTCACTTGAGGATTcataagaaaaaggaaaaagatgGGGCAGGTGATTTTAGCCCGAAACCCGGCCCGGAAAAGGAGGTGAGGTGTGAATATTGCCACAAGAAGTTTCATACTGAAAAAGCGCTTTATGGGCATATGAGGTCTCACCCTGAAAGACCTCATAGAGGGATGGGCCCGCCGCCGCCATTGAAATGGAAAGGGAAAGGAAAGCGTAGCCGTCCGATTGGGGAGAGGGTATCAACGTCATCATCACCGTCGTCGTCTTCATTGAGTTCCGGGCTGTGTCGGGCTGAGTCGGTTGCTGATTGTTTAATGAAGATGTCAAGTAATGATGAATATGGTGAAGATTCAAatcatgattatgattatgattatgattatgattatgattattatgatgAATTGATGAAAAAGATAAGGGTAAGTAAGAAGGGGTTAGAGAAGGTTGATGATGATGGATTATATTATTTACAAGAAGAATTGGGGATTAAAATACCTTATAAATCTTGTATTTTAAAAACCTCAatgaattttgatgattttCCAAAGATtggaaaggaaaataaaaaaaggaaattggGTAAGGAAATCATGGGTATTAGAAGATCTAATCATAATGATGATCATTGggatgatgatcatgatgaagatgatgatgatgagaagAAGGGTAAGTGGGTTTGTACTACATGTAACAAATCATTTACAACCCACCAAGCTTTAGGAGGTCATAGGTCAAGtcacaacaaagaaaaaaattcaattcaTGTAAAAATCCCTAATTCTAATTCAATCCAAACCCTAAATTTGACTCGGATTGTTGAAAACGGGTACGGGTCGAACCTTACCCATGACAAAGAAGTTGAAGAAGTGGTTTTTCATAAGTGCAAAATTTGTGATCAGAATTTTCCATCTGGGCAAGCTCTAGGAGGTCATATGAGGTTACATTATGTTGTTCCTTGTTCGGGCTCTGGTTCGGGTTCAGGTTTGGGTCAAAGTAGCTCGCAAACGGGTCAAGGTGTTAGAGGTACAATTCttgattttgatcttaatgtagcTGCCGTGTCTGAAGATGTGGATGTAGCAGTTGATTCTAGCTGCTTATAA
- the LOC130797131 gene encoding zinc finger protein AZF1-like, whose translation MDIGKTNNDDHEKKDKSFVCDICHQSFSTGQGLGGHRRIHFLPNPIMKIPNQSLDLARIFDDWYKSNLTHENKVDQEVGLQRCKICDQNFPSRQDLEGHMRLHYVVPCSGSGLGSGSGSGSGQSSSQTNHDDHDHDDEKKDKRHVCNICDQSFSSGPALGGHKRTHFLPNPIMKNPNQTLDLARFFDDLYKSNLTHDKEVHQEVGFHKCKICDQNFPSGQDLEGHMRLHYVVPRSGSDSGSGSGSGSGQSSSQMGQGVRSTIHEFDLNVPAVDKAEDASVE comes from the coding sequence ATGGATATTGGAAAAACTAATAATGATGATCATGAGAAGAAGGATAAGAGCTTTGTTTGCGACATTTGTCACCAATCATTTTCAACCGGCCAAGGTCTAGGAGGTCATAGGCGAATACACTTCCTCCCAAACCCAATAATGAAAATCCCAAACCAAAGCCTAGATCTGGCCCGGATTTTTGATGATTGGTACAAGTCGAATCTTACCCATGAAAACAAAGTTGATCAAGAAGTGGGTCTTCAAAGGTGCAAGATTTGTGATCAGAATTTTCCATCTAGGCAAGATTTAGAAGGTCATATGAGGTTACATTATGTTGTTCCTTGTTCGGGCTCTGGTTTGGGTTCAGGTTCAGGTTCGGGTTCGGGtcaaagtagctcacaaactaatcatgatgatcatgatcatgatgatgAGAAGAAGGATAAGAGGCATGTTTGCAACATTTGTGACCAATCATTTTCATCCGGCCCAGCTCTAGGAGGTCATAAGCGGACACACTTTCTCCCAAACCCAATAATGAAAAACCCAAACCAAACCCTAGATCTGGCCCGGTTTTTTGATGATTTGTACAAGTCGAATCTTACCCATGACAAAGAAGTTCATCAAGAAGTGGGTTTTCATAAGTGCAAGATTTGTGATCAGAATTTTCCATCTGGGCAAGATTTAGAAGGTCATATGAGGTTACATTATGTTGTTCCTCGTTCGGGCTCTGATTCGGGTTcagggtcaggttcaggttcgGGTCAAAGTAGCTCCCAAATGGGTCAAGGTGTTAGAAGTACAATTCATGAATTTGATCTTAATGTACCTGCCGTGGATAAAGCTGAGGATGCATCAGTTGAATGA